GAGCCGATCGGGGCGAGCACGACGCGAGGGGACATCGTCGCGTGGTGGGTCGAGAACGACGGCCGCTGGCCGGTCGGCCTCGACACCGACCTCGAACTCACCCGGGCGTTCGGCGTGAGCGTCACGCCGACGACCGTGATCCTCGACGCCGAGAACAGGATCTCGCGGCTCGAAACCGGGCGAAAGCGAGCCGACGAGATCCTCGCCTGGATCGACGACGCCCGATGACCGAACTGTACGGTACGCTCGTTCTCGCCGTCGGCGCGGGCCTCGCCACCTTCTTCTCGCCGTGTGCGTACGCGCTCCTTCCCGGGTACGTCGGCTACTACGTCGCCACCACGGGCGGTCGTTCGCCGCCGCTCTCCGGTGTCCTCACGCGGGGTGTCTGCGCCGCCGCGGGCGTCCTCGCCGTCTTCGTCGCGCTCGGGCTCGTCGCCACGGTGATCGGGGCCGCGATCGTCCCGTACCTCGCCGTGCTCGAACTCGCTGTCGGCGCGGTGTTGGTCGTCTTCGGGCTCCTGGTCCTCCTCGACCTCGGCCCGCGACCCCGGGTCTCCCTCCCGCGACGCCGATCGTCGGTCGCGGGCTTCGGGCTCTTCGGGGCGCTCTACGCGCTCGCCGCCGCGGGCTGTGTCGCCCCGCTCTTCCTCGCGGTCGTCGTCCGATCGCTCGCCCTTCCGGTCGGGGAGACGGCCGCGGTCATGGGCGTCTACGCCGGCTCGTTCGCGCTCTGTATGCTCGCGGCGACGACGGTCGTCGCGACCGGCCACGGCCTGGGTGCCGAGCGGGTCGCCGGCTACGTCGACCGGGCGATCCGACTCTCGGGGGTCGTGCTCGTCTTCGCGGGGATCGGGCAGCTCTGGGTCGCGACCGGCCTCTAGACCTCGAACTCGACGTCACCCATCTCGAGGAAGGCGGTCTCGTAGCCGTCGTGACGCGAGACCTGGGGCGGGGCGTCGACCGAGACGGTGACCGCGTCGTCCGGCTCAAGCTCCCCGACCTCGCGTCCGTAGTGGTGGCCGAACTCGGGATCGATCGCCTCCGAGAGCGCCTCCTCGACGACCGTCTCGTCGTCGCGCTCGACGGCGACCGAGAGCGCCATCAGCGGGATCACGTAGCCGTTGTACGGCGTCCGGACCGAGACCGCGAGGTACTCGCCGTCGAGGACGGCGTCGAAGCGGGCGTCGCCGCTCTCCGTCTCGCCGAGGTGTTTGCCCGGCATCCCCTCCACGTCGGGGAGAAACGACAGCGGGAGGTCGCCGTGGCCGTGATCCCCGTGGTCCCCAGGTTCGCGGTGATCGTCGTGTCCGTGGTCCCCGTGATCACCGTGACCGTCGCCTGGCCCGCCCATCGGATCCAGCTCGCCGTGTTCGCCCCGACGCGCCTCCTCGATCAGTTCGAAGTCGAGGCCGTAGACGTCGTCGGCGTCGAAGGTGAAGGGGATCTCGAGGCTCTCGCCCCCCTCGAAGCGCCCCTCGAACGCCCCGCGGCGCTCGACGGCGAGCGAGCCGAGCCTAATTCGGGCGGTGTACTCGCCGTCGTCCGGGAGGGAGGCGTTGTCGCCGTAGTGAAAGCCCATTCGCTGGGAGAGCATCGGCCAGAGGAACCACTCCCCCACTCGCTGCCCTCCGGCGTCCTCGACGACGAGTTCGGCCTCCGTGGGCAGCACCGTCTCGGTCTCCCGGTCCCAGACGCTCACCATCAGGTGGAGCATGTCCTCCTCCCCGATGTCGACCATCTCGGCGTCCCTCCCCGTCACGGTCCAGAACCGGTGCGGGAAGGTGTAGCTGAGGGCGACGACGACCTCCTCGCCCTCGGCGACGCCGTAGACGCCCATCTCCTCGATCGAGGCGGGGATGTAGACCGCGTCGGGTCGACCCTCGACGATCGGCGGCTCCTGCCAGGCGGACCGTCGCTCGAAGCCGAGCGTCTCCAGGCAGCCGGCCAGCCCGAGAGCGAACCCGCCCGCACCGGCGGTGAGGAGGTCGCGGCGGCGCATGCGTGGGGTTGGTGCGGCGCGAGTTTACCGGTTCTGGTTCGATCCCCGGTTACGATCCGACGAGGTGGGTGTGATGATCCAGGTCCTCGAACGGCGTTCCCGTCCGGCTGCTCACCACTAGTGAACCAGCGATGTACCTCGAGTTCCGTGACGCAAGCGGCGTCTGGGGGACCGTACGACAGGACCGCTCGATCGAGTACGACGGGATTGCGGACGACGAAGTGTACCACCTCGTCGCGACGGCGTGTGAGACGCGCGTCGATACCCCGTACCCGCCGCCGGAGGTCGACTTCGAGCGGCTGATGCTCGACCTCTACGGGCTGTCGACGATCGTCTCCGTCGAGAAGGTAGACCGCGGCCCGAATCCACTGCCGTAAGCTCGGTGTCCGGCTTCGGCGTTCTCCGTCCCGGGTGAAGCCGGCGACCGAGGGGCCGACCGGTCGCGACCCGTCACCCGACGAAGGCGGGCTCGACCGACGGCAACGAGAGCAGCCAGAGGGAGACCGTCGTGTACAGGATCATCACGAGCACGAACGGGAACTGACTGCGGATCGCCTGGAGCCGGCCCGGGAAGACGGCAAAGGAGGCGGCGTGGGCGGCCCAGACCGCCAGCACGTGGCCCGCGAGGACGAACGCGACGTCGAGACCGCCCATCCAGCCGGGCAGGCCGAGCTGGATCGGGGGGAGCGGCGGCGAGAGCGGCGTCGCGAGCACCGCTGCGAGCGACGGCGAGAGCGAGAGGAAGAACGTGAAGTAGTGCGCGAGGTGGTAGCCGGCGGCGATGGCGAGCAGCGGCGGGGCGAACCGGACCGAGAGGTAGCGCGCGGAAAGGTAGCTGTCGGCGGTCCGTCGTGCCCACTCGGTCGCGAGCCAGTATGCTCCGACGAAGGCGCCGAAGCCACCGAGCAACAGCAGGAGGTAGACGGCTCCGGGAGGGATGCCGAGGCCAGCGAACCACGAAACGGTCGCGACCCCCGGCGGGGTGGTGACGAACCCGCTGTAGGTGAGCTCCCAGACGAGCGCGAGGACGAACGCGACGCCGCCGGTCCCGGTGACGACGTCGGTGTCCCGCAGGCGTGCACCGGGGAGGACGAACCTGAACCCACGATCCGCCCGCTGGATCGGCGCGACGGCGCCGAACAGCCGGAAGAGCACCGCGAGCGGGTCGGCGTAGTGAAACCAGTCGTCGGGGCCGAAGACGAGGCCACCGGCGACGGTGTAGAGCGTGTAACAGACGACGACGGCCGCGAGCGTCGACGGCTCCTCGATCACGGGGAAGACGATCTCGACCCAGATGAGCGCGAGCAACCCCCCGACCGCGGGCCAGGCCCCGAGACGCTCCGGATAGGGGACGAAGCCGTTCGGGAGCACGCGGGCGATCCGTCGGAACGGGTCGAGCGCGTCGTAGGGGTTCACGAGGAGGTACGAGAGCATCACCAGCCCCGCTCGCCCGCCGACGAAGACGACGAGCACGCCGAAGTTCGCGTTGCCGAGCTGTGGCCCGGTGATGGCGAGGGCGACGACGCCGACGAGCAGCGCGACCCCGAGGGTGCCGGCGGCG
This region of Halalkalicoccus sp. CGA53 genomic DNA includes:
- a CDS encoding cytochrome c biogenesis CcdA family protein, whose protein sequence is MTELYGTLVLAVGAGLATFFSPCAYALLPGYVGYYVATTGGRSPPLSGVLTRGVCAAAGVLAVFVALGLVATVIGAAIVPYLAVLELAVGAVLVVFGLLVLLDLGPRPRVSLPRRRSSVAGFGLFGALYALAAAGCVAPLFLAVVVRSLALPVGETAAVMGVYAGSFALCMLAATTVVATGHGLGAERVAGYVDRAIRLSGVVLVFAGIGQLWVATGL
- a CDS encoding DUF7350 domain-containing protein — protein: MRRRDLLTAGAGGFALGLAGCLETLGFERRSAWQEPPIVEGRPDAVYIPASIEEMGVYGVAEGEEVVVALSYTFPHRFWTVTGRDAEMVDIGEEDMLHLMVSVWDRETETVLPTEAELVVEDAGGQRVGEWFLWPMLSQRMGFHYGDNASLPDDGEYTARIRLGSLAVERRGAFEGRFEGGESLEIPFTFDADDVYGLDFELIEEARRGEHGELDPMGGPGDGHGDHGDHGHDDHREPGDHGDHGHGDLPLSFLPDVEGMPGKHLGETESGDARFDAVLDGEYLAVSVRTPYNGYVIPLMALSVAVERDDETVVEEALSEAIDPEFGHHYGREVGELEPDDAVTVSVDAPPQVSRHDGYETAFLEMGDVEFEV